A genomic window from Myxococcota bacterium includes:
- the ruvX gene encoding Holliday junction resolvase RuvX yields the protein MRTLALDWGERRIGVAISDPTGLIAQPLETIPAHAGGRDALERIAELVRSHEVGEIVVGLPVHMNGRSGPEAAKARAFGERVRSRAGVAVEYLDERWTSVEAERALAESGMSRREQRGKVDPVAAAILLRTWLEMRRK from the coding sequence GTGCGGACACTGGCCCTGGACTGGGGAGAGCGCCGGATCGGCGTCGCCATCAGCGATCCGACCGGACTCATCGCCCAGCCGCTGGAAACGATCCCCGCGCACGCGGGCGGCCGCGACGCGCTCGAGCGCATCGCGGAGCTGGTGCGCTCGCACGAGGTCGGAGAGATCGTGGTGGGCCTGCCCGTGCACATGAACGGCCGCTCCGGCCCCGAGGCCGCCAAGGCGCGCGCCTTCGGCGAGCGCGTGCGCAGCCGCGCGGGCGTGGCCGTGGAGTATCTCGACGAGCGCTGGACCTCGGTCGAGGCCGAGCGCGCGCTGGCCGAGTCGGGCATGAGTCGGCGCGAGCAGCGCGGCAAGGTCGACCCGGTCGCGGCCGCGATCCTGCTGCGCACCTGGCTGGAGATGCGCCGCAAGTGA
- the mltG gene encoding endolytic transglycosylase MltG: protein MIRALLAALVLIVLAAAGAVYLGASALREAADPHGAAQVFWVNANESLEPIARRLDDDGLLPRRAFFGPHVFALYAKFTGKDRAIKSGEYELGPSLTPIAILDKLVTGQVKMHEVTLPEGLRLDEVAARLQAAGISDAEEFLARANDPVLCKRKGLEAQSFEGYLYPETYRFHRDTPPEEIVSTMLDELRRRLTADDFAAIEKSGLSLHQVVTLASIVEKESVPGPERPLIAAVYRNRLKIGMRLQSDPTVIYGVLQTRGTFDGNLRLVDLREDNPWNTYTRAGLPPGPIANPSLDAIHAVLHPEDAPYLYFVSRNDGTHQFSATLKEHNRAVQRYQMRRQAKNDVGTKAETKDGKRR, encoded by the coding sequence GTGATTCGCGCGCTTCTCGCCGCGCTGGTGCTGATCGTGCTGGCGGCCGCCGGCGCCGTGTATCTGGGCGCGAGCGCCCTGCGCGAGGCCGCCGACCCGCACGGCGCAGCCCAGGTATTCTGGGTCAACGCCAACGAGTCACTCGAGCCGATCGCGCGCCGGCTCGACGACGACGGGCTCCTGCCCAGGCGCGCCTTCTTCGGCCCGCACGTGTTCGCGCTCTACGCCAAGTTCACCGGCAAGGACCGGGCGATCAAGAGCGGTGAGTACGAGCTCGGCCCGTCACTCACTCCGATCGCCATCCTCGACAAGCTGGTCACGGGCCAGGTGAAGATGCACGAGGTCACGCTGCCCGAGGGCCTGCGCCTCGACGAGGTAGCGGCGCGCCTGCAGGCCGCCGGAATCTCCGACGCCGAGGAGTTCCTGGCGCGCGCCAACGACCCGGTGCTGTGCAAGCGCAAAGGTCTCGAGGCCCAGAGCTTCGAGGGCTACCTGTACCCGGAGACTTACCGCTTCCACCGCGACACGCCGCCGGAAGAGATCGTCTCGACCATGCTCGACGAGCTGCGCCGGCGACTCACTGCCGACGACTTCGCGGCGATCGAGAAGTCGGGCCTGAGCCTGCACCAGGTGGTCACGCTGGCGTCGATCGTCGAGAAGGAGAGCGTGCCCGGCCCCGAGCGCCCGCTGATCGCCGCCGTGTACCGCAACCGGCTCAAGATCGGCATGCGCCTGCAGTCCGACCCGACCGTGATCTACGGCGTGCTCCAGACCCGCGGCACGTTCGACGGCAACCTGCGGCTGGTGGACCTGCGCGAGGACAACCCCTGGAACACCTACACGCGCGCCGGGCTGCCGCCCGGACCGATCGCCAATCCGTCGCTCGACGCGATCCACGCGGTGTTACACCCCGAAGATGCGCCCTATCTCTACTTCGTCTCCCGCAACGACGGCACCCACCAGTTCTCCGCGACCTTGAAAGAGCACAACCGCGCGGTACAACGCTACCAGATGCGCCGCCAGGCGAAGAACGACGTGGGGACGAAGGCAGAGACGAAGGATGGGAAGCGCCGCTAG